The following proteins are co-located in the Pseudarthrobacter siccitolerans genome:
- a CDS encoding FHA domain-containing protein: protein MTAVSYIAGTWLGIVRSHTAVLLGPGTQPALIAALWDLLESRPEVHEVLHAVTSSSGGSLANIPSFGILDFQGPLRVFLRGDLDVTVQSTDGPVELNGRDVTTWTERRLNNPGLCRLAIPYAGSGVHRQATPAQADAYLPSPGQPEADLPELPLAEGVVLLQSLVLMLDAGTRAAIRHDLAAAGTAVSAKPAAATAPTVIETTSPAAVASAVSASAIEAPGQAGDLPEITVAPEHGASAETVYAVIDEDFGVEGSAVPDADPGTNAARETDADAGTDPAPETDAAPRFEPEPEPVRENAGSGSGEQAPASEMTSSYDHLWERTVVRRIEDAAIREDLDEAGPESGNQEAADQEAGNQETPGPESPDKREEAASPAEPGSPEALPAPADAQPVVVLDVQPAVVPAAPSTGSPSPAPVAPTSSGLIDSVPWRTGGAGSGQAPTVAAPSPMLSAVPSAGSDSPVTPAAQTSAEYDGDHDGQTVMKGSLAGMAARPVRAVKDVSAAVGPLVLARLCAQDHPNPPTSAACATCGAGLLPDAVQVARPRLGRMRISTGELVDLDQSLVIGRQPSVSRVQGGVMPRLVQVASPGGDISRSHVEVRLEGWHVMLCDLKATNGTVLVREGQPPRRLAQNEMAILLDGDIAELGDNISLRFEEIL from the coding sequence ATGACCGCCGTTAGTTACATCGCCGGGACCTGGCTGGGCATTGTCCGCTCGCACACGGCCGTCCTTCTGGGGCCGGGCACGCAACCGGCCCTTATCGCTGCACTCTGGGACCTGCTGGAAAGCCGGCCGGAAGTGCACGAAGTCCTTCACGCCGTGACCAGCAGTTCCGGGGGATCACTGGCCAACATCCCTTCCTTCGGCATCCTCGACTTCCAGGGACCCCTCCGCGTATTCCTGCGGGGGGACCTCGACGTCACTGTCCAGTCGACGGACGGCCCCGTGGAGCTGAACGGCCGGGACGTGACTACGTGGACCGAGCGGCGGCTCAATAATCCCGGGCTGTGCCGGCTGGCGATCCCGTACGCGGGCAGCGGAGTGCACCGCCAGGCGACACCCGCGCAGGCGGATGCTTACCTGCCATCGCCTGGCCAGCCGGAGGCTGACCTGCCGGAGCTGCCGCTCGCGGAAGGCGTGGTGCTGCTGCAGTCCCTGGTACTCATGCTCGACGCCGGGACCAGGGCGGCCATCAGGCACGATCTGGCAGCAGCGGGAACCGCCGTATCCGCGAAACCGGCAGCGGCCACAGCCCCGACGGTCATTGAAACCACTTCACCTGCAGCGGTCGCCTCCGCCGTGTCGGCCTCGGCTATTGAAGCGCCCGGGCAGGCAGGTGACCTTCCGGAGATCACTGTTGCCCCCGAGCACGGGGCGTCTGCCGAGACTGTTTACGCGGTCATCGATGAGGACTTCGGCGTTGAAGGATCTGCAGTGCCTGACGCTGATCCGGGCACAAACGCTGCCCGGGAAACTGATGCTGATGCAGGGACTGACCCTGCACCGGAAACTGACGCTGCCCCACGGTTTGAGCCAGAGCCAGAGCCAGTTCGGGAGAACGCTGGATCCGGTTCTGGCGAACAGGCGCCGGCCAGCGAGATGACCAGCTCCTACGATCATCTGTGGGAGCGGACGGTGGTCCGCAGGATCGAAGACGCGGCCATTCGCGAAGATCTGGACGAAGCCGGCCCGGAGTCCGGCAACCAGGAAGCAGCAGACCAGGAAGCCGGCAACCAGGAAACACCAGGGCCGGAGTCGCCAGACAAGCGGGAAGAAGCCGCCTCACCGGCGGAGCCCGGCAGTCCTGAAGCGCTCCCGGCACCGGCGGACGCACAGCCCGTCGTCGTCCTGGACGTACAGCCCGCCGTCGTCCCGGCGGCGCCTTCCACCGGTTCACCGAGCCCGGCACCCGTCGCTCCGACAAGCAGCGGCCTCATCGATTCTGTGCCCTGGCGGACGGGGGGCGCGGGCAGCGGGCAGGCCCCGACCGTTGCAGCGCCCTCGCCCATGCTGTCGGCCGTACCTTCCGCAGGATCCGATAGCCCGGTTACCCCCGCCGCACAAACGAGCGCAGAGTACGACGGCGACCACGACGGCCAGACAGTCATGAAGGGCAGCCTGGCCGGGATGGCTGCACGCCCGGTCCGCGCGGTGAAAGACGTTTCCGCGGCAGTGGGACCGCTCGTGCTGGCACGGCTCTGCGCCCAGGACCACCCCAACCCGCCGACGAGTGCCGCCTGCGCCACCTGCGGTGCCGGCTTGCTGCCCGATGCAGTCCAGGTGGCTCGTCCCCGCCTCGGACGGATGCGGATCTCCACGGGAGAACTCGTAGACCTCGACCAGTCGCTGGTGATCGGAAGGCAACCCTCAGTGTCCCGGGTCCAGGGCGGAGTGATGCCCCGGCTGGTCCAGGTGGCGAGTCCGGGCGGGGATATTTCCCGCTCCCACGTCGAAGTCCGGCTGGAAGGCTGGCACGTGATGCTCTGCGACCTCAAAGCCACCAACGGCACCGTCCTGGTGCGCGAAGGCCAGCCTCCGCGCCGCCTGGCCCAGAACGAGATGGCGATCCTGCTTGACGGCGACATCGCAGAACTGGGCGACAACATCTCATTGCGTTTTGAGGAGATTCTTTGA